The Castanea sativa cultivar Marrone di Chiusa Pesio chromosome 11, ASM4071231v1 genome contains a region encoding:
- the LOC142615085 gene encoding putative pectinesterase/pectinesterase inhibitor 25: MPKPPIFLFISSLILLFLAAFTTAQSYSPSTACKSTLYPKLCRSILSTIRSSPSDPYRYGKFSVKQSLKQARKMSGKINHYLTHDKKRSYMSQAEIGALYDCGQLSQLNVDYLESISTELKIAGSLNDELVERVQTLLSAIVTNQQTCYDGLEYSKSSIVSAVSEPLNNVTELYSVSLGLVTHSLDRNLKMKKKKKGSNGGFPTKGHPVREPLETFIKDLRRSSCQKSVHCPNKERILSELKGNNGILVIDKVTVTRNGTRGNFTSITEAIAFAPNNSMPEDGLFVIYAREGYYEEYIVVPKHKRNILLIGDGINKTVITGNHSVIDGWTTFNSSTFAVSGDRFIAVDITFRNTAGPTKHQAVAVRNNADLSTFYRCSFEGYQDTLYVHSFRQFYKECDIYGTVDFIFGNAAAVFQSCNIYSRKPMVNQKNAVTAQGRTDPNQNTGISIHNCTIEAAPDLAMDLNSTSTYLGRPWKEYSRTVYMQSYIGSVIDPVGWLEWNGTVGLDTLYYGEFKNYGPGANTSKRVHWPGYSLMNATQALNFTVYNFTMGYTWLPNTNIPFYAGLLD, encoded by the exons ATGCCAAAGCCCCCAatctttctcttcatttcttctctcaTACTACTTTTCTTAGCTGCGTTTACCACAGCTCAATCCTATTCACCTTCCACTGCATGCAAGTCCACCCTCTACCCAAAACTCTGCCGTTCGATCCTCTCCACCATCCGCTCCTCACCGTCCGATCCCTACAGGTACGGCAAGTTCTCTGTCAAACAGTCTCTCAAACAAGCACGTAAAATGTCAGGCAAGATCAACCATTACCTCACCCACGACAAGAAGCGATCCTATATGAGCCAAGCTGAGATTGGTGCACTCTATGATTGCGGCCAGCTCTCTCAACTCAATGTGGACTACTTGGAGTCCATCTCAACTGAGCTGAAAATAGCTGGGTCTTTGAACGATGAGCTTGTGGAGCGAGTTCAGACATTGCTGAGTGCAATTGTGACAAACCAGCAAACTTGTTATGATGGGCTTGAGTATTCTAAGAGTAGCATTGTGAGTGCAGTGTCTGAGCCTCTGAACAATGTGACAGAGTTGTATAGTGTGTCACTTGGGTTGGTGACACATTCGTTGGATCGAAatctgaaaatgaaaaagaagaaaaaagggtCTAATGGTGGATTTCCGACCAAGGGACACCCTGTCCGGGAGCCACTTGAAACCTTCATCAAG GATCTACGGAGATCCTCTTGCCAAAAATCAGTGCATTGCCCCAACAAGGAACGGATACTCAGTGAATTGAAAGGCAATAATGGAATTCttgtaattgataaagtgactGTAACCCGTAATGGTACCCGCGGAAACTTCACATCCATCACCGAGGCAATTGCATTTGCTCCCAATAATTCGATGCCTGAAGATggattatttgtaatttatgcAAGAGAAGGATATTACGAGGAGTACATTGTGGTGCCCAAACATAAGAGGAATATACTGTTGATTGGAGATGGGATCAACAAGACTGTGATCACTGGAAACCATAGTGTGATTGATGGCTGGACAACTTTTAATTCTTCAACCTTTG CTGTTTCTGGAGACAGGTTTATTGCAGTAGACATTACATTCAGGAACACAGCTGGTCCTACGAAACACCAAGCAGTGGCTGTAAGGAACAATGCCGACCTCTCCACATTCTATCGTTGTAGTTTCGAAGGCTACCAGGACACACTCTATGTTCACTCTTTCAGACAATTCTACAAAGAATGTGACATATATGGAACTGTAGATTTCATATTTGGGAACGCTGCTGCTGTGTTTCAGAGCTGCAATATATATTCTCGGAAACCAATGGTTAACCAGAAGAATGCAGTCACAGCTCAGGGCCGGACTGACCCAAATCAGAACACTGGCATATCCATCCACAATTGCACAATAGAAGCTGCACCTGACTTGGCTATGGATTTGAACTCCACATCAACTTATCTAGGCCGACCTTGGAAGGAGTATTCTAGGACTGTGTATATGCAATCATATATTGGTAGTGTGATCGATCCAGTTGGATGGTTGGAGTGGAATGGAACAGTTGGACTAGACACACTTTATTATGGGGAGTTTAAGAATTATGGACCAGGTGCAAATACCAGCAAGAGAGTACACTGGCCTGGTTATAGTTTGATGAATGCTACGCAGGCTTTGAATTTCACTGTGTACAATTTCACAATGGGGTATACTTGGTTGCCTAATACTAATATTCCCTTCTATGCAGGACTACTTGACTAG
- the LOC142616405 gene encoding putative pectinesterase/pectinesterase inhibitor 46 → MSFFKAYGKVDETEQAKLVAARKTRKRITIISLSSIILVAIVVAAVVGTRNSSGSNKGSDAQPLSTSVKAVCDVTLYPDSCFASLSPLSNSTNIQPLDVFKLAIQVAMNEVSNAALKLSEPGFLNGFNDNMTTIAMENCQELLSLALDDLNSTLYAGSDSFLQVIDDLITWLSSAGTCQQTCIDGFENANQTSIQTTIADHLKNSTELTSNSLAITTWLSNILGSVKLRRLMSYPENQEEPEWLHPNDRKLLQSPDLRYQANIVVGKDASCKYKKITDALKQVPKKSDKRFVIYVKKGVYYENVLVDKNMWNVVMVGDGRTATIVSSNLNFVDGTPTFATATFAVYGKGFVARDMGFRNNAGAIKQQAVALISKSDLSIFYRCHIDAFQDTLYTHSNRQFYRECNIYGTVDFIFGNSAVVLQKCNIFAKVPIPGQQNTITAQGKLDPNQNTGISIQGCTISPFGNLSSVQTYLGRPWKNYSTTVFLQNNLGSLINPNGWLPWVGTSAPSTIFYSEYQNYGPGSSTKNRVKWKGVKTINLQVASKFTVNKFIQGNKWISASGAPYQPGLRT, encoded by the exons atgtctttcTTTAAAGCCTACGGCAAAGTTGATGAAACCGAACAAGCAAAGCTTGTAGCTGCTCGGAAGACCCGGAAGAGAATCACCATCATAAGCTTATCATCCATAATCCTTGTTGCAATTGTAGTTGCTGCTGTAGTTGGAACTCGTAATAGTTCTGGTTCAAACAAAGGTAGTGATGCACAGCCTCTTTCCACCTCTGTAAAAGCTGTTTGCGATGTAACATTGTACCCGGATTCATGCTTTGCTAGCCTTTCTCCTTTATCTAACTCCACGAACATTCAACCTTTGGATGTCTTCAAGTTGGCAATCCAAGTGGCTATGAATGAAGTGTCAAATGCTGCTCTGAAATTATCTGAGCCCGGCTTTCTCAATGGTTTCAATGACAACATGACCACCATAGCTATGGAAAATTGTCAGGAACTTTTGAGTCTTGCTTTGGATGATCTCAATAGCACACTGTATGCTGGTTCTGACTCATTTCTTCAAGTCATCGATGACCTCATAACATGGCTAAGTTCTGCAGGTACTTGCCAACAGACCTGCATAGATGGCTTTGAGAATGCCAATCAAACATCAATACAGACTACTATTGCCGATCACCTGAAGAATTCTACTGAATTAACTAGCAACAGCCTTGCTATCACCACATGGCTTTCTAACATTTTGGGTTCGGTGAAGCTAAGGCGACTTATGAGTTACCCTGAGAACCAAGAAGAGCCAGAGTGGCTGCATCCAAATGATAGGAAGCTACTTCAAAGTCCAGATTTAAGGTACCAGGCCAACATAGTTGTGGGGAAAGATGCATCttgtaaatacaaaaaaattactgATGCACTCAAGCAAGTTCCCAAAAAAAGTGACAAGAGGTTTGTGATCTATGTGAAGAAAGGagtttattatgaaaatgtgcTGGTTGACAAGAACATGTGGAACGTTGTGATGGTTGGTGATGGAAGAACTGCAACAATTGTATCTAGTAATCTAAACTTTGTGGACGGGACTCCTACGTTTGCAACCGCTACATTTG CTGTATATGGGAAGGGCTTCGTTGCTCGAGATATGGGATTCCGAAACAATGCAGGTGCGATCAAGCAGCAAGCAGTGGCCCTCATATCAAAGTCAGACCTATCAATCTTTTACCGCTGTCACATTGATGCATTTCAAGACACCCTTTATACACATTCCAACCGACAGTTCTACCGTGAATGCAACATTTATGGAACAGTTGATTTCATCTTTGGGAATTCTGCAGTTGTGCTTCAAAAGTGCAACATATTTGCTAAGGTTCCAATACCAGGCCAGCAGAACACTATCACAGCTCAAGGTAAGTTGGACCCAAATCAGAACACTGGAATCTCAATACAAGGTTGCACCATATCTCCTTTTGGGAACTTGAGTTCAGTCCAGACATACCTTGGACGTCCATGGAAGAATTACTCAACAACAGTGTTCCTCCAAAACAATCTAGGGAGCTTAATCAACCCCAATGGATGGTTACCATGGGTAGGCACATCAGCCCCAAGCACCATATTTTACTCTGAATACCAAAATTATGGACCTGGTTCTTCCACAAAGAATAGAGTCAAATGGAAGGGAGTAAAAACCATTAATCTTCAAGTAGCAAGCAAATTTACAGTAAATAAATTCATCCAAGGAAACAAGTGGATATCTGCCTCAGGTGCACCCTACCAACCTGGCCTCCGAACGTGA